Genomic segment of Lagopus muta isolate bLagMut1 chromosome 3, bLagMut1 primary, whole genome shotgun sequence:
CCACGTTGGCCAATTTGATGCTATGTCTTGCTGAAGCCCTCATACAAATACTCACTGTGCTGTAGGTGTACTGTCTCCATAAACAGGGCATGAGCTTGttgctgggctgtgtgtgccTGTGGCACTGGAAGGCTTCAATGGAAAGAACTGTAAATACAACATTGAGCATTCAAGCATTCAAACTTCCACTTGtcagctgaaggagctgcatCCCTGTGCCACAGACAGACCCCGGTGTGAGGCTTccatcattcattcatttcttctgtgatgGCACCTTTTATTTAATTCTGTGGAATGGGATGCTGATTTCTaatggagcaggaggaagaggttTCTGATCCCTCTTAGCAGAGTTTCTcagtttcagagaaaacagTGTTGTGGTTCTGAAGCTTATCATTTAACAGGGAAGACAACCATGTTCAGTTGGCTTTTCTCCACTTTCAAATAAtggaatgtttttgttttcatcgTTTCTTTCTTGAGGATTTTTAATTGTTCTGTCGTGAGTTTAATCTTTAAAAAGGAGCTCAACTCCTTCCGGCATTAAAAAGACACAGAAGCTGACCTTGAGGACTGGTATTCGGATAGATGTGTGCAGAAAGCAGTTAAGAGAAATCTGATTTTGAGCTGTTGAAGTTGTAACTGAGTGTGTTTGGTTCTCAGCTTGCTTATCCTCTGGCTTGTGGAGATTTATCAAAGGAGTATTTAACTTGAAGTGAAACTCCAGATAGGAATAACTGGATTAGTTGATCAGAATTCAAAACTGTAAGCCACTAAAATGGTGTGAGACTGTGGGAGAAGGCAACATTTTATTCTAAAACTGAAATCAATCATCACTTTCTTTTTGTTACTGCCTTCTACTTAACAGcagtaacaaaacatttcttagCTCTGCCCCAGCCCATCTGTTGAATCAAGGAGCTTTTCTGCAAGTAATGCTTCTTGGCATTaaatcattcttttcttttgttgcccTTTACACCCTAGGTCATAGTAATCTGAAGGGAAAATTTCAGATGGCTGATACTTCATGTACTCCCCAGTGCCCCACAAAATCCATCTTGTTTGAGAACTTActagaatcttttttttaagaagagaaaTCTGGTTTTAGTCCTTAGTGGAAccttaatattttattttgtgtatgtgtgtatatgtacatatatgtatgcatacattaacacacacatatatatatatatatttgcttatatgcacacacagtctttctgtgatttcaaaAGGTTATCTGGAGATTGACCAGTTCCTCTTGTATGCTTTCAATTTCTTATTCCACAttcaaagagagagaaaatacaagGCAAATACTGTCCTTGTTCTACTTTATTAAAATAAGTTAGAAGTATTCCAGACTTTGAGTATCTGGACCATCTTATGAAACCTTAAAAACAGAGGATTAAATGATGGGCATCTTCACTCATTTGGTAGACATAAGGAATATGTGAAAGTGAGGTCTACCTCAGGTTAACAGAGCCCAGAgatgcttattttctttattattgtCCATATGAGGTTTCAGCAGTGTGCCAAATGCCAGCTAAATTACAAGTGGTTACAGTTTTTTGGCTTTTCATAAGCCACGAATCTTCACAAATACGATGCACTGCTCTAACATTACAGTCACAATCACATGGAGAGTGCTGGCATGTAAACTGGGTAGGAAAAGATGTTTGGATGGGAATGACAGAGTGTAGTCAGCCAGGAAAGTGTTCTTCTGAGGTTGGCTTGGATGAACTAATGTGTCATCAGGCAAGACTTTGCAATTTAAAGTATAGTTTGATTGCTGCTCTTCAGATCTTCTCTCTATCCTTTTAAATGTTACAGTTCTTTTACGCTTTGTATTCAAGCTTATGTGgatattctttaaaatgttgtaCATATGTTCAAAGACAGTCAGGAAgatagaggagaaaaacaaggaagaagatAAGGAGGAAATATTAATCTTAGACGATGACCTGACTTGCCACTCCTAATGGCACTGACTTGACACCTAATGAGATTCCTTTCTAAATTGTATATAGGCTTAAAATTCCCTAAGTACACGAGCAGTAGAAAACGCCCGTACTGCATAGAGGTGGCTTCTCATGACCACTgtaggaagaggaaagaaaagcactcCCTATGACAGTAAAACACTGCCTACTTCCTCTGATTTGTCTGTTTTCAAGGCATGATGTTTAGTCATCCCAGTGCTTTGGTTCATAGtatcatcttcatttttatgcTTGGTTGCCTCAACATTCAAGCAGGCTAGGTTTTCAAAGGGAGACTTCCTTGGAAGTCAAAGCATCTCAGATAATATATTGATTTCAAGTTGTATAATACTTTCTCTGAGATGGCTTTACATGTAGCTCATTTCTTGCGGAAAAGTTCCCTCACATAAAAATCTTTTATGCTTGGTTTTGGTTCAACTGACAATTCACTGACTTTGACACTTTCATGCGTGTGTAACTTGTGATGTTGCATATTTCTGTGCCTAACAAGGAGATGTAAAACGATACATGaaaaaattgctgttttatttaaatttagatatttgttattttcctgCAGTTATGGTTCAAGAAGATTATCACAGTCAGAACCCTTATCATAATGCAGTTCATGCTGCTGATGTGACTCAGGCCATGCACTGTTACTTAAAAGAGCCTAAGGTAAGGAAGCATTCTCAGTTATACATATGGAAATACATGcgttgaatcatagaatcatagaattgcccAGGTTGGCAGAGACCctaaaggtcatcaagtccaaccacaacctaaccatactagctaactctaacagccctctgctaaatcatgtccctgagcaccacatccaagcagttttcaaatgcatccagggatggtgactcagccacctccctgaggagcctattccagtgttgaacaaccctttctgtaaagaagtttttcctgatatccaacctaaacttaccctggtgcatcttaaggccatttcccctcgtcctgtcaccagtgagaagagaccaaccccactctcactgtaagcacctttcagatattggaagagagcagtaaagtctcccctcagtctccttttccccagactgaacagccccagttccttcagtctctcctcataggccaatttctccaagctcttcaccagccttgttgcccttctttggacctgctccagcacctcaatgtcctttctgtattgagatATTaaggtgcccaaaactgaacacagtgtaTCGTGTACACATACAGTTTTTactataaaagcaaaaaaaaaaaaaaaaaaaaaaaaaagcccccccaaaaaacaaagcaaacagcctCCTTTCCCCAAACTCACCTTTTTATCACAACAACAAGCAGGGCTGGTACCCAGTGTGCCTTTAAGGCACACGGTTTGGTAGCTCTGAGCATTTTTTAGTGTAATACTGTTGATGAATGCTTTGTAATGCTTCAGATAGAAGTATGGGATTGGTATCATTAGTAACATCTACAGTTACTGGTTCTGCTGCACCACCATGATAAAGATGGGGTGTAGTAGATGGTAAATGCAAAAGGGCATATAACATCCTGTCCTTGCAGGGAGTTGCAGCTTTTCACTTTTGTACATGCAATACTGTCCTCTGTTTTAGTGCAAATTAGGCTTTCCTCCTGTGTTTAGGacttaaacaacaacaaaaaacggAGACTGAGTAGAATATTGATTTCACATTATTTAACTATTCATTGAATTCCTGTTGGCTTTTAACTACTAAAAAAGAAACCATAAATGTGACGCTGGTGCAGGTATGGCCACGCTTGTATTGCTGACAGGATTCTGTCTGTTATTACCTTACAGCTGTCCGAATCCTTAACTCCGTGGGATGTTCTGCTCAGTTTAATTGCAGCTGCCACACACGATTTGGATCACCCAGGCGTTAACCAACCTTTCCTAATTAAAACAAACCATTACTTAGCAACTTTGTATAAGGTAAGAAGAAAATTCGTTGCTTTGAAATCGGGTTTGGAGAATTTCGGAGGAGAACAGAAGAGGAATATAAATTGTGGTGTCTTTAGCTTCTTGTAGGTGTGAATTGAAAGAGTGTTTCCATGCCCCTGGGATAAAACTGTGAGCTGATGAAGTATTCAGGATGTGAGAGACTTGGTTCTcttataaacaaacaaagaaacaagccCTCTGTGTGGTGCAGCTGTTAATGTAAGGCATTCAATTACAAAAAAGTCACTGATACCTGTGATATCTACTGTCATTTGCAGAATACCTCAGTATTGGAGAACCATCACTGGAGATCAGCAGTGGGGTTGCTGAGAGAGTCTGGTTTATTTGCACATATGTCATTAGAAAACAGGTATGTTGATACAAAGTAATTTGTCTTAGTTTAAGGTGCAAGTAAGCTGTATCTGAATAAAGAGaacattagaaaacaaacaaagttATTGCATGGCAGTTCATTACCTAAATTTGGTATCTGGACCTTTTTAATAATCCCTTGCTGCTGGGGTAGAGCAGTGCAATGCAGAACTTGGAACACAACATTCAGTGTGAGCACACTGAAGAGGTGTATAACTATAACTGTATTGACTATAAGTCAAGCACCTGGTTATGTTAAAGCTTTTCTCGTTCTGTCACTGCAATTGTAGTTTAGCACAGAACCTTCTTAGCTGTGTTAACAATCAGTACACTTTGAACAATTAATTTGTGTgtatttgggggaaaaacaaacaaaaatccaaatcTGTTGTTCTGAAAGCTGCCAATGAAATGTCCCAATATTTGTTTGGAAGtggcaggaaaaacaaaagaagaaactgctgtgaaaatgctgATCAGTAAGCTTGTGACTTGCACCTGCATAATAATGAATATGACTAAAACAATCCCACACACAACCAGTGTGAATCTAGTGATAGCTATTGTTCTTTGTTACCCTCTCTGAATACTTGGTGCCACTGATTTCAGGCAGCTGATGGAAAGCCAGATAGGTGATCTCATTCTTGCCACAGACATCAGTCAGCAGAATGAGTATCTGTCCATGTTCCGATCCCACCTGGATAGAGGAGATCTATGTTTAGAGGATGCGAACCACCGTCACTTCATTttacaggtgattttttttttgttatgttttttaaaaacatgattttaatttcaaaaataattaacatgATAAATACTACTACTTCTAGGCTAtgttaaatgaaataaataccttcagttgttttgtttcactaCAAAAAGGTTGTTCCCTCCACTTAggtctcctcccttcctcctagCATGTAGCCCCAGAGATATCACATGCTGGTAATCTGGAATCTTAGAGCTGTTAAGATAAGGAGAGATGCACTTCTAAGAACTAGATTTTGCATTCTGATGACTCCAGCACAGTCTCAGAactgtgaaatgctttgttAGAACACGTttcagcaaagaagaaaaaaaaagtacaactAATTGAATCAGCTTCATACCTTCAGCTTCATAGGTGTATGTATCATTAGATCTGTTCTGTGGACTGCAAAAGAAATCGGACAAACAGATGAGAAGTTCTGTCCTTTGCAAACCATTACAGAAGATGTAAACTTAAGAGGTAGAAACACAAAATACTGTTTGCTTACACTGACGCTTCTGAGTTTGTTGCTGCCTCCTTCATTAGTACATATACTAAATGTAATGCCCTTGAAATGCTTTGACTTGCCTTAATTTTGGTATTGCTCAGAGATGAACACAAGATCTAATTGTTTCCCATGTGTTTAAGTGTGATTATAGAATGCAACCAGAGGGAAGCACAAATGTCAGGTAGGTTTGTTGTTTGCAAAATGTCTGCTGCCAGAAATAGGGAACTGGAGATATTGTTGGAAGGAAAGGGGCAGTGGGGTGGCCTAACGCTGTGTATTAACTTCCTAGATGGCTTTGAAGTGTGCAGATATTTGTAATCCGTGTCGGACTTGGGAGCTGAGTAAGCAGTGGAGTGAAAAAGTAACAGAGGAGTTCTTCCATCAAGGCAAGTGAGAGTATGGGTAGCTGATGATGTATTTATGGTGTGGAGAAAGCAATCATGAGTCATAGCTGCATGCAAATAAATAGTGACTTACATTTATGACTAATACAGATCTACAGTACagtgtgggatttttttcctgtactggTTGTGTTTCTTGGAAAAGGCTGGTGCTACTGACACCTGGTGAAAACCACTGAAGAGTTCTGAATGCAGAATGGCAGGTTCAATAGATCCTCCATCCTGAAAGGTGCATCAGATGAATAATCATGTTCAGTTTACgtgttcctgctgctttcagtaaGTTAGGAAATATATTCTTGCCAGATCTTGTATATTAAAAATTTCCCTGGCAATGAGGGCCTGTTGGTGAGCAGGAAGAAGCTAGGAAAGAGATTCTGATAAAGCAGTAGCTATAACTAGATGGACAACATTTGATGAAGCTTTTAATTGACAGATGGAAGACATGAATTTTGTCCACTGTTACTGAGTTCTTTTAATAATAAAGAACCTGTGCTTCTCCTTTTTCAAGGGTGGTTTATCTTGATTTGAGAAATGCTAATGTGCACAGCTATGAAAAATGGAGAGCTGAGTTCTTGAGCGCTGAGATGTGGAACTTACTGTCAGAGGAAGATATGTGGAAATGTAACAGCAAATTGCCCTTAGTGAGAAATTCCTGAAGGCCAAACTGTTGTCTTCTGTGTAGCAAAGTGGGATGAGGGGGTCTTAATTTGTCATTTCAACTGCAGCCCAGGAGTTTTTGCAAGGAAGTATGTTCAGGAATCCAGtgatttgttgcttttcattcattACTGCTtgtgtgattaaaaaaaacccaaaaaacaaaaaacctgttaTTGGACCTGTTGACTTAACCTGTTGTATTATACTTCTGCTTCTTTAGGagatattgaaaaaaaatatcacttggGTGTGAGTCCACTTTGTGACCGACAGACGGAGACCATTGCCAACATCCAGATTGGTAACTGCAGTTCTGTGTATTTCAGTAGATCCCATTCAGAATGTGCATTGGAGAAAATACCAGATCCGTATGTTTGCTGCAAGCTTTGCCTGGTCTGTCTGTGTGCACTTCACAGGAGGATTCCAGCTCTCTGATTTAGCTTTCTGGAATGCTAGCAGTCAGTTTAAATACAGCCTTAGTAAGGGCAGTCGATACTGAACTGATAGAGAACCACAGAGACATGAAATTACTGCTAACTCCAGTTGGATTTAAAATAGCAGGAGGGCTGACTTGCTTATTAAGTAGTTTATGTAGATTGAATAGGAATCTTTTCAAACCTTGCAAAGAATAATATATTTAACCATAACTGTACTATGAGTTGTGTTTGAAATTGGAGATTGAGAAGATCTCATCTGTTCAATCAGCTGCAAGTCTAATTTAGAATGTTGGAAAAATCATGCTTTTGTAATTTACAGACAGAACCAAGCACAACTTCAGCAGTCTTACATTTGTTTGTGTGAACAGGTACTGCAAATAGGTGcagcaaaaatagaaatcatGCAATGGTTTATGGTCAGATTGGCTTAGAATGAATTAAATGTATGTTGTTGTTCTGTATCCTTTTCAGGtaaaaatttttttctgattgtgcttttcagtatttttaatcaGGTTTATATTGTGATAAGAATCAGCTTTTCTTATTCTTCCCACCCATGTTTAGATCATTTATGAGGTAATTTGTTAGAAAAACTATATTTCTAAAAGAGATTTATTGTGTAGTTTATGTGACTTAGTTATTGATTAGATAACTAAGATTTAGATTCACTCTCCCTGTTCtctaatattttcctttatttgctcactgttctggaaaaaaaaataatcttgtaaTCTAGTATTAGTtggtccagtggagggccacaaggaTGTCTtatggagacaggctgagggagctgtagGGGTTGCAACTAGATGAGGGGCCTTccaacctctctggacagcctgtttctgtgctctgtcacccttaccataaagaagttcttctacATGCTGTGTTTgagttttaggccattactccttgtcttATTGCTATGCACCACtaagagcctggcctcatccatttgcctccctcctcctccctttagatatttacaaacatttatcagatcccttCTCAGTCGTCTTTTCCCCAGGCCCATGTTACCATGAGACCCAtgttactcagcctttctcccTATAGGAGGTGCTTCAGGCCTTTAttcacctttgtggccctccactggactcctcctaggagatccctgtcttttttgaggtgaggagcccagaactggacacagtagtctaaatgtggcctcaccagggcagagtagaggagaaggatcacctcccttggccttcttggccacaagagcacactgctggctcatcaccaacctgttgtccaccaggacaacagagcttctccacagagctcctctccagcaggtcatcccccaacctgtactgaaTGCAATACTCGGCATGGTTTAGCTTATTGTTATATCTTGAACTATGTAGTTTCTGTCCCTGCTTTTCTCACgtggctgtgtgtgtttgctgttttgaaGGCTTCATGACCTACCTGGTGGAGCCACTGTTTGCAGAGTGGGCCCGCTTCTCCAACACGCGGCTGTCGCAGACGATGCTTGGCCACCTGGGACTGAACAAGGCGAGCTGGAAGGGGGTGCAGAGAGAACAGTCCGGCGGCGGGGAGGATGCTGACCCTGCCTTTGAGGAGATGGACTCAGACATATTACCTCAGGAACCTCGATTGTCCTGACCTCAGCCCTCATGACAAAACTGCCTCTTCTCTCGGTGTCTGCACAGCTGGATTAAAGGAGATATTTGCTCGCCCGAGGTCTTGGTAAAATGATGCcagcattatttattatttccaaGTTTTCCTTCGACACAGACATTtgaacctgatttttttttaactgcgAGATCTGAACATAGAGCAATATGCATATGCCTCGGTTGGTTTTCGTTCGGAACCTTGAATATGCAAAGCACAGCGGTGACCGAGCCTTGGAGGAACAGTACGAAGGCTTCATTGTGCcacacctttgtttcttctttagtGAAATCTGAAACACGGTCTTCAGACCTAAGACTTGAGATGGATCGTTCCACTTCCTCGGAGTTTAGCGAGACTTGCATGAATGTGTTGGGAGCATACCTTCCACTCAGTCCCTGTTTTAATACGGAAATGTGAAGTGCCCATCCTCTGCTGCCTCTGGCAAGACTTGATGTTTACAAACGTACTCTGAAACTATGGGTTCTAGACTTAACCTTTGCGCATGGCTGTGAAGGAACCACTAACctgggttttttgcttttttaaaagaaaaaagatcaaatCCGAGACTGCAGCTCTTGTTTTTTGGATGCCGGAAAAGCCTCCCATTTGCCA
This window contains:
- the PDE7A gene encoding high affinity cAMP-specific 3',5'-cyclic phosphodiesterase 7A isoform X6, which encodes MLGDVRVRSRAGFETERRGSHPYIDFRIFHSNSEIEVSVSARNVRRLLSFQRYLRSSRFFRGITVPNSSNILDDDYNGQAKCMLEKVGNWNFDIFLFDRLTNGNSLVSLTFHLFNLHGLIEHFQLDTMKLRRFLVMVQEDYHSQNPYHNAVHAADVTQAMHCYLKEPKLSESLTPWDVLLSLIAAATHDLDHPGVNQPFLIKTNHYLATLYKNTSVLENHHWRSAVGLLRESGLFAHMSLENRQLMESQIGDLILATDISQQNEYLSMFRSHLDRGDLCLEDANHRHFILQMALKCADICNPCRTWELSKQWSEKVTEEFFHQGDIEKKYHLGVSPLCDRQTETIANIQIGFMTYLVEPLFAEWARFSNTRLSQTMLGHLGLNKASWKGVQREQSGGGEDADPAFEEMDSDILPQEPRLS
- the PDE7A gene encoding high affinity cAMP-specific 3',5'-cyclic phosphodiesterase 7A isoform X7 produces the protein MGDVRVRSRAGFETERRGSHPYIDFRIFHSNSEIEVSVSARNVRRLLSFQRYLRSSRFFRGITVPNSSNILDDDYNGQAKCMLEKVGNWNFDIFLFDRLTNGNSLVSLTFHLFNLHGLIEHFQLDTMKLRRFLVMVQEDYHSQNPYHNAVHAADVTQAMHCYLKEPKLSESLTPWDVLLSLIAAATHDLDHPGVNQPFLIKTNHYLATLYKNTSVLENHHWRSAVGLLRESGLFAHMSLENRQLMESQIGDLILATDISQQNEYLSMFRSHLDRGDLCLEDANHRHFILQMALKCADICNPCRTWELSKQWSEKVTEEFFHQGDIEKKYHLGVSPLCDRQTETIANIQIGFMTYLVEPLFAEWARFSNTRLSQTMLGHLGLNKASWKGVQREQSGGGEDADPAFEEMDSDILPQEPRLS
- the PDE7A gene encoding high affinity cAMP-specific 3',5'-cyclic phosphodiesterase 7A isoform X2; protein product: MEVCCQLPVLPLDRPVPQHVLSRRGAISFSSSSALFGCPNPRQLSQRRGAISYDSSDQTALYIRMLGDVRVRSRAGFETERRGSHPYIDFRIFHSNSEIEVSVSARNVRRLLSFQRYLRSSRFFRGITVPNSSNILDDDYNGQAKCMLEKVGNWNFDIFLFDRLTNGNSLVSLTFHLFNLHGLIEHFQLDTMKLRRFLVMVQEDYHSQNPYHNAVHAADVTQAMHCYLKEPKLSESLTPWDVLLSLIAAATHDLDHPGVNQPFLIKTNHYLATLYKNTSVLENHHWRSAVGLLRESGLFAHMSLENRQLMESQIGDLILATDISQQNEYLSMFRSHLDRGDLCLEDANHRHFILQMALKCADICNPCRTWELSKQWSEKVTEEFFHQGDIEKKYHLGVSPLCDRQTETIANIQIGFMTYLVEPLFAEWARFSNTRLSQTMLGHLGLNKASWKGVQREQSGGGEDADPAFEEMDSDILPQEPRLS
- the PDE7A gene encoding high affinity cAMP-specific 3',5'-cyclic phosphodiesterase 7A isoform X5: MEVCCQLPVLPLDRPVPQHVLSRRGAISFSSSSALFGCPNPRQLSQRRGAISYDSSDQTALYIRMLANSEIEVSVSARNVRRLLSFQRYLRSSRFFRGITVPNSSNILDDDYNGQAKCMLEKVGNWNFDIFLFDRLTNGNSLVSLTFHLFNLHGLIEHFQLDTMKLRRFLVMVQEDYHSQNPYHNAVHAADVTQAMHCYLKEPKLSESLTPWDVLLSLIAAATHDLDHPGVNQPFLIKTNHYLATLYKNTSVLENHHWRSAVGLLRESGLFAHMSLENRQLMESQIGDLILATDISQQNEYLSMFRSHLDRGDLCLEDANHRHFILQMALKCADICNPCRTWELSKQWSEKVTEEFFHQGDIEKKYHLGVSPLCDRQTETIANIQIGFMTYLVEPLFAEWARFSNTRLSQTMLGHLGLNKASWKGVQREQSGGGEDADPAFEEMDSDILPQEPRLS
- the PDE7A gene encoding high affinity cAMP-specific 3',5'-cyclic phosphodiesterase 7A isoform X4; the protein is MGIASVWCLTLILIKWITSKRRGAISYDSSDQTALYIRMLGDVRVRSRAGFETERRGSHPYIDFRIFHSNSEIEVSVSARNVRRLLSFQRYLRSSRFFRGITVPNSSNILDDDYNGQAKCMLEKVGNWNFDIFLFDRLTNVMVQEDYHSQNPYHNAVHAADVTQAMHCYLKEPKLSESLTPWDVLLSLIAAATHDLDHPGVNQPFLIKTNHYLATLYKNTSVLENHHWRSAVGLLRESGLFAHMSLENRQLMESQIGDLILATDISQQNEYLSMFRSHLDRGDLCLEDANHRHFILQMALKCADICNPCRTWELSKQWSEKVTEEFFHQGDIEKKYHLGVSPLCDRQTETIANIQIGFMTYLVEPLFAEWARFSNTRLSQTMLGHLGLNKASWKGVQREQSGGGEDADPAFEEMDSDILPQEPRLS
- the PDE7A gene encoding high affinity cAMP-specific 3',5'-cyclic phosphodiesterase 7A isoform X1, whose product is MGIASVWCLTLILIKWITSKRRGAISYDSSDQTALYIRMLGDVRVRSRAGFETERRGSHPYIDFRIFHSNSEIEVSVSARNVRRLLSFQRYLRSSRFFRGITVPNSSNILDDDYNGQAKCMLEKVGNWNFDIFLFDRLTNGNSLVSLTFHLFNLHGLIEHFQLDTMKLRRFLVMVQEDYHSQNPYHNAVHAADVTQAMHCYLKEPKLSESLTPWDVLLSLIAAATHDLDHPGVNQPFLIKTNHYLATLYKNTSVLENHHWRSAVGLLRESGLFAHMSLENRQLMESQIGDLILATDISQQNEYLSMFRSHLDRGDLCLEDANHRHFILQMALKCADICNPCRTWELSKQWSEKVTEEFFHQGDIEKKYHLGVSPLCDRQTETIANIQIGFMTYLVEPLFAEWARFSNTRLSQTMLGHLGLNKASWKGVQREQSGGGEDADPAFEEMDSDILPQEPRLS
- the PDE7A gene encoding high affinity cAMP-specific 3',5'-cyclic phosphodiesterase 7A isoform X3, translating into MGIASVWCLTLILIKWITSKRRGAISYDSSDQTALYIRMLANSEIEVSVSARNVRRLLSFQRYLRSSRFFRGITVPNSSNILDDDYNGQAKCMLEKVGNWNFDIFLFDRLTNGNSLVSLTFHLFNLHGLIEHFQLDTMKLRRFLVMVQEDYHSQNPYHNAVHAADVTQAMHCYLKEPKLSESLTPWDVLLSLIAAATHDLDHPGVNQPFLIKTNHYLATLYKNTSVLENHHWRSAVGLLRESGLFAHMSLENRQLMESQIGDLILATDISQQNEYLSMFRSHLDRGDLCLEDANHRHFILQMALKCADICNPCRTWELSKQWSEKVTEEFFHQGDIEKKYHLGVSPLCDRQTETIANIQIGFMTYLVEPLFAEWARFSNTRLSQTMLGHLGLNKASWKGVQREQSGGGEDADPAFEEMDSDILPQEPRLS